The DNA segment TTCTAGTCgttgaaacacttttcacaagcactttttgggattaCCTTCAGATCCTTGATCGAATTTTGTTTCATCTCCTCGATCGGTTTCATTCCGAGATTGTTgccttgtttgcatgtcaaactcataaacacaTGTCTCATCGGTAGTTATAATGCTCGAAAAAAACATACAGCAATCTATTGGAACGAGTCGACCAAGAACacgttttttaatattcgaaggtcgtccagaacgaggcatgtcttcaacgatctctcgaccttctttgaaggctttgttcCAAAactgataaaactgaatcaccgtaagccttttccaacattcgcaacgattccgctcatgaaatttggttagaaatacaaaattttagacaaattctgggttcgatatttttatccattctaAATTTCGCAACGCACTACAGAGGTATAGCGACTTAAGTAGAtgatgtaaacaaactggttgggtgaacgcgctcatatttggcatattaaTTAGGGACAGTCCTATCAACTTTGcaggatatttttttaatattatttacccggggaatttaattacaattttcgggtgcTTTTCCTGTCAAACATGAAAAAAATCAGGCCAACACTTCCAATAGCctgcaaatatataatataaagatattcttccGATCTACTTATTGTCAAGCAGATCAATAAATACTCATGAGCTATTTTAATGGAACGCTAATAGGACtctttttaataacaatatctCAGCCCCAATCATGCATTGCGAAAAGGAACGAAACCGGACAGCCACCATGCCTACTCCTCacttccagtatacaaatcattCACCAATGAATATATTGAAATGACACCATGAACAAGAGGTATTCCCCATTAGTATATTCTTTTGCccaaacatttttgttattgaGCTAAAACTTATCAAGGACTCATACGAAAAGAACCCCCAGTACACTTTGTTGATTTATctaaaatatcggtcaatctgtgtaTTCTAGTGTGCAAATTCGGGGATACTATTTTTGTGATGGCAACATTCCCTTCTAccaaaaataggtaaaatcagatcaatacttccctttgATCCCATAACCTATAAAATCATTTTCGAACATAAGATCGATCAATCTgtaagaaattttaatgaaattcaaatattatatctTCTTATTATAGTACACGTTCTGGCCTatgattgtaaaaaatataagtaatactTTCtacttttagttaaaatatataagtaaattccgctatcactttataatgcgagagtatgaaaggttcggttacactcgaacttagccctgcCTTACACTTTtgagtataaatattaatgaagtgTAATTCAATTCCGTACTGAGTGAAGAGTTGCAGAAGAATCTGGGTTTAACCACTTATCCAATACTACAATATTGCGCCCAAGTTGTCCCAGCCTAGAACTTAGAACCTTTCAAAGCGCACGTAAACtactttgcaaataaaaaaattcattaccttctcatatcaatatatttttattaaatctgtaattttcataattttttgctcAATTATTTTAAGATGAACCGTAACCATAAGGTGAAGAACTACGTACGGGCACATAATAATCACCATTCACCATATAAGCATTTGTTATTGCACCCATTTTCACGCCACTGTAAGAAATGCCACAATCATCTTTCACTGCTTCCTCGTAGTCACCACAACGCATGCTGGGGAAGTCATCACGAGCAACAGCCTCAGCGTAGTAAGCGGTGGAGCGCGCATGACTGCAGGCACCAGTTAAATCCAAAATACAGCCAGGTTGAGTCTTACCACCATTCGGGTAGAAGGCGCCCTTACCAATTGGTTTGAGAAAACCGAGTTGACCGCCATTGGTCTGAATGGATTCGACATAATTAGCATCGTTGGCGTTCAAACGTTTGTTGGGCTTATCGTAACTGAAGAGTGGCAGGGCGGGGTCCAAACCGACTATGGCGTGAAGTAATCCATTTTTGGTGTTCTTACCAGCATAACCGGCTACATGAGCTCCCAAACTGTGACCGATCACTTCGGTTTCATCCAAACTCATACCAAAGTTCTCGACCAAAAAGTTAATCATACTGGCCACCTTTTCGCCAGTCTTTGGTACCGCAAGAACCGAGGAGGCATAGTCGACGGAACGTGCACGTGCCCAATCAACAATGATCACATTGTATTTTCCACGTGCCAACCAAGATGCACGAATATCCTTATTCATACTAGAGGTGTAGCTCTGGGTCCAGCCGTGTATAACGAATCTGTGAAATTTAGTGGTTACAGTTATGTAGTAGCCCTAGatttttaaaacacttttcAATCTGTTTATATCATACCTCGTTGGATTGCTAGCATCGAAGGTGGAATCAGTGATGGATTTGACAGTTTCGGTAATCTTTACTGCTTTAGATGGGTTGCTATTTGTGTAGAGGTAGAAAGTCACTGGCACTGTTGAAAGTCGGCCctctatttcttctttattctCCAATTCATCTAGCATTTGTTCACCCTCCTCGATTGAGACCCAAACTAATGAGCCATCAGCTTGAGGAATATACCAACCATCCTCACCACTGACGCTTTTCCCTTCGGGAATGGCTACTGCAGCGACTAAggataaaattaatgaatttccaTGCACTGAATACAACTAGCGGTAGATTACCTGCGGTTAGCGCACAAATTGCTAAAATAATCACGACTTTCATTGCAAACTCAATGGAGATACTAATAATTCTGGAATGAATGCGCACCAATTTATATAGTAAATGGGAGCATCAGTTGCTTTGGAAATGCACCAAATAATTTattgatgaaaaatttaaatgcgaTAACTAtgacaaaattaaattgaataaagaCGCCGTTTTATTAAGATATCAAATAACTGCATGAACGTACTTTATTGTTAAGAAGATAAGAAACTGAAAATATACTCTGCATGAGGTAtattgcattttaataaatcattttaaTAATAGTTTCAGTTGGACATTTTTATCAATTAATGCTAGTATTTTtgcaaagaataaaaaattatctttcTTACACGTATTAGTATTAGGTTATAGCCTACAGATATTTTTCTATGATCATCCCAGGCATAGTCGATTTCCGTATTACAAAAcacaacgaaaacgaaaaagttCATAGTAATTAGAAACAATGCCGTTCGTTGCATTCTGAACtactgcaaatatttttatttcaaagtaaAGGAACTGACCGGACGAAACTCCCGCCGACAGTGACGATCAGTCTTTGACGAGAATCCACCAACAAGAGTTATACCTAGGCTTGGGTTTAGTCTGATCTTTATCACCCTGGAACAAGAATGCTAAAAGATTAAAGGGATTAAAAGCAAGGAGATTGCTGCTGAGGTGATCACTCAGCCCGTAGATATTGAACAGCAACCATGTGTTCATTCCAGGAGTTCTTGGATGGGCTTGCTCATGTGGACATGCCGACCGATGGAACTGGTGAATACACAGAAGCACCCCACGAGAAACCGGTTCTGTTACATATCCATACAATTTTTAGTCAACCCTCCTCTCCAAAAGGCATGTGTATAAATTTCACATATGGGATCATCAGTTTGTGAATATATCCTTTTGAGTTAAGGAATTTCTTTTTGTggtaaaaaatggataaaaaggaatttcgcgtgttgaaaaaattttggaggTAAACAATActgttgaagaaaataatttgttctATGAcgagtttccaaaaaaatcaagCATCAAGGATTGATAAAAATGTCCAACTAAAATGAaactattattaaaattacgatTTATTAAATCATGCAATATACCTCATGCAGAGTATAATTCCAGCCTCTTATCTTCTTAATAATAAAGCACGTTCGTATAGTTAattgatattttctttaatcaacttaattttgtatattatcaACGTAATGTCATAGTTAtcgcatttaaatttttcatcaatAAATTATTTGGTGCATTTCCAAAGCAACTGATGCTCCCATTTACTATATAAATTGGTGCGCATTCATTCCAGAATTATTAGTATCTCCATTGAGTTTGCAATGAAAGTCGTGATTATTTTAGCAATTTGTGCGCTAACCGCAGGTAATCTACCGCTAGTTGTATTCAGTGCAtggaaattcattaattttatccTTAGTCGCTGCAGTAGCCATTCCCGAAGGGAAAAGCGTCAGTGGTGAGGATGGTTGGTATATTCCTCAAGCTGATGGCTCATTAGTTTGGGTCTCAATCGAGGAGGGTGAACAAATGCTAGATGAATTGGagaataaagaagaaatagagGGCCGACTTTCAACAGTGCCAGTGACTTTCTACCTCTACACAAATAGCAACCCATCTAAAGCAGTAAAGATTACCGAAACTGTCAAATCCATCACTGATTCCGCCTTCGATGCTAGCAATCCAACGAGGTATGATATAAACAGATTgaaaagtgttttaaaaatCTAGGGCTACTACATAACTGTAACCACTAAATTTCACAGATTCGTTATACACGGCTGGACCCAGAGCTACACCTCTAGTATGAATAAGGATATTCGTGCATCTTGGTTGGCACGTGGAAAATACAATGTGATCATTGTTGATTGGGCACGTGCACGTTCCGTCGACTATGCCTCCTCGGTTCTTGCGGTACCAAAGACTGGCGAAAAGGTGGCCAGTATGATTAACTTTTTGGTCGAGAATTTTGGTATGAGTTTGGATGAAACCGAAGTGATCGGTCACAGTTTGGGAGCTCATGTAGCCGGTTATGCTGGTAAGAACACCAAAAATGGATTACTTCACGCCATAGTCGGTTTGGACCCCGCCCTGCCACTCTTCAGTTACGATAAGCCCAACAAACGTTTGAACGCCAACGATGCTAATTATGTCGAATCCATTCAGACCAATGGCGGTCAACTCGGTTTTCTCAAACCAATTGGTAAGGGCGCCTTCTACCCGAATGGTGGTAAGACTCAACCTGGCTGTCTTTTGGATTTAACTGGTGCCTGCAGTCATGCGCGCTCCACCGCTTACTACGCTGAGGCTGTTGCTCGTGATGACTTCCCCAGCATGCGTTGTGGTGACTATGAGGAAGCAGTGAAAGATGATTGTGGCACTTCGTACAGTGGCGTGAAAATGGGTGCAATAACAAATGCTTATATGGTGAATGGTGATTATTATGTGCCCGTACGTAGTTCTTCACCTTATGGTTACGGTTCATCTTAAAATAATTgagcaaaaaattatgaaaattacagatttaataaaaatatattgatatgagaaggtaatgaatttttttatttgtaaagtagTTTACGTGCGCTTTGAAAGGTTCTAAGTTCTAGGCTGGGAAACCTTAGGCGCAATATTGTAGTATTGGACAAGTGGTTAAACCCAGATTCTTCTGCAACTCTTTACTCAGTTAAtatcgaaatttaatttatcacaCGGAATTAGTACCAGGGAACTAAGTGAGGTATTAAGAACCTTTTGAAGTGATCTTCGTTAAGATACTCAAAAATAGTAAGGTAGAGCAAAGTTCGAATGTAACCGAACTTTTCCTGATCTCGCAAGGTAAAATGATATGCGGAATTTacgtatattaatattttttttagaaataaatgtgAACTATAGcctttattttttacaatcgTAGACAAGCACATACACTGCTATTACAAAGTTATCTTtcctaaatttcattaaaatatattatatattgacgGATAGATGCAAAAgttccaaaatataaatatttatagatacactaggggatccggccacgcgttgctgtggtatacattttatactattattcataatAATAAGCTATTCAacacagtgaaaattttatttacgaataaaggaaAACTCGTTTTTGTCGATATAAGAATCCATggttgtacttgaggtttaattttgaatatgttcacacaaataaatttcattggaaaaaataatgaattgaaGGCTCCTTTCTCAATGTTCGGTTACCAgcgtttctgtccagttaatatagttgtccgcttaatagattgtatttaataaacatcaacaatgtgcatggttaatggagatgtccgcttaaggggttaggggtagttagaattttcaaaaaattatttctttttttgcattttcgttaagtgtaatatcttaaaaatattccctgaaaatttcacgttgatccgataattagtttttgaggtattcgacaaataacaaagagagatcaaaaactatgttttttgaaccgGTGACAACTATAACTCAAAAATCGTTctgtagattttaatgaaatttatgcagcttttagaatacataataaactcgggcctgatcgaagaatttttattttttcgaaaatttcgattttttaagaccaattaactgttaattttttggcaaaaatttagaaaagaatttgttaattttaaaaataaaaaaaatccttctaTCGGGCCCGAGgttttctatttataaaactacttttttttgtccgattgattttagatgaatctccaagacTTATgcttgtcaccgcaagtacctttttttggaacagggtcaacacaaacaactacaaCTTtggaaatgaatatttttttttttttttgaaattttcgtgacttcacgTCAACACATGTAAAATAACATGAtttaagagcaaaaaaaaaatactgaaaactctcattttttcgtgcctctgactacccctaaccccttaatagGGCATCTATTTAggagagctttcactgtattcttTGTTTAAGAATTGGTTTAACTATCCTATCTtttaagttggttcgaactggacacattgtgctaaattttacccaaaatcggttcagtagtttatgAGTCCATcacggacaaacaacgtgacatgtactttttacatatatagatatatgttgCTAAAGGAAGTATTTACCCGATTTTACTCGTTTTTGACACAAGGGAATGTGTTGTCATAACAAAATTATTCTTCCAGAATTCGGTTACTTGAATTCACAGATTGACCgcttttttcggtaaaaaatcaacCAAATTCAGTGGGTCCTAATATTTCGTGTCTGACTCCTTGAAAAGTTTTGcccgatttcgacaattttggGTAAAAGAATAAACATATTGTAGGCACTACTTGTTCAAAGTGTTATTCCAATATATTATCTGGTGGTTGAAGTGAAATAATCAGATGGATTTTGAAAACCTGTAATATGAGAAATAAGTATGGTTGTTTGCAGCATTCTCCCATTTTCTCAAGTGATTGGGGTTACCCAATCCCCTGCAATACCGACTTTTCTGAGTGCTAGCAAGTTTCAAATCTATCTAGATTAGTTTTCAGTGTTACAaacaatcgttaggtgaacgcaactattatactttgtacAAACATGTTGCGAGAAATTTGCGTTATATGCGAAATTCTAGTCCAATAGGCGAacgatttttacaatgtaaCTTAAGAATTCAtcaaatttaattgaacaaaactactctgttgcaacatgtgccgaaaataaacataaaattagttaatCTGTCTTCGATCTACATTAATGTTGTCGCCATTGGATATTATGATA comes from the Bactrocera neohumeralis isolate Rockhampton chromosome 2, APGP_CSIRO_Bneo_wtdbg2-racon-allhic-juicebox.fasta_v2, whole genome shotgun sequence genome and includes:
- the LOC126753420 gene encoding pancreatic triacylglycerol lipase-like, producing the protein MLDELENKEEIEGRLSTVPVTFYLYTNSNPSKAVKITETVKSITDSAFDASNPTRFVIHGWTQSYTSSMNKDIRASWLARGKYNVIIVDWARARSVDYASSVLAVPKTGEKVASMINFLVENFGMSLDETEVIGHSLGAHVAGYAGKNTKNGLLHAIVGLDPALPLFSYDKPNKRLNANDANYVESIQTNGGQLGFLKPIGKGAFYPNGGKTQPGCLLDLTGACSHARSTAYYAEAVARDDFPSMRCGDYEEAVKDDCGTSYSGVKMGAITNAYMVNGDYYVPVRSSSPYGYGSS
- the LOC126753423 gene encoding pancreatic triacylglycerol lipase-like, with the translated sequence MLDELENKEEIEGRLSTVPVTFYLYTNSNPSKAVKITETVKSITDSTFDASNPTRFVIHGWTQSYTSSMNKDIRASWLARGKYNVIIVDWARARSVDYASSVLAVPKTGEKVASMINFLVENFGMSLDETEVIGHSLGAHVAGYAGKNTKNGLLHAIVGLDPALPLFSYDKPNKRLNANDANYVESIQTNGGQLGFLKPIGKGAFYPNGGKTQPGCILDLTGACSHARSTAYYAEAVARDDFPSMRCGDYEEAVKDDCGISYSGVKMGAITNAYMVNGDYYVPVRSSSPYGYGSS